Proteins encoded by one window of Kribbella flavida DSM 17836:
- a CDS encoding CinA family protein, with protein MSVDGVSASLGETLSAFVAQLKTQGATVATAESLTGGLVGATLTDVAGVSAVYRGGVVVYATDLKATLAGVPDDVLAAVGPVHADTAKALATGVRERLGATYGLATTGVAGPDPQAGIAAGTVYVAAAGPDAVRVRKLALSGDRAAVRRASVEAVLRLAVELMAEDPDHPEC; from the coding sequence ATGAGCGTGGACGGGGTGTCGGCGAGCCTGGGCGAAACGCTGTCGGCCTTCGTGGCCCAGCTGAAGACGCAGGGAGCCACCGTGGCGACCGCCGAGTCGCTGACGGGTGGACTGGTCGGCGCGACGCTCACGGACGTGGCCGGTGTCTCGGCTGTCTACCGCGGAGGGGTCGTCGTTTACGCGACTGACCTGAAGGCGACGCTGGCCGGCGTACCCGACGATGTCCTGGCCGCTGTCGGCCCCGTGCACGCCGACACGGCCAAGGCCTTGGCCACGGGCGTCCGGGAGCGTCTGGGGGCCACCTACGGCCTCGCGACGACCGGTGTGGCGGGGCCGGACCCGCAGGCGGGCATCGCGGCCGGCACGGTGTACGTGGCCGCCGCCGGACCGGACGCCGTCCGGGTCCGCAAGCTGGCGCTGAGCGGGGACCGGGCCGCTGTCCGGCGAGCCAGTGTCGAGGCCGTGTTGCGTCTCGCCGTCGAGTTGATGGCGGAAGATCCCGACCACCCGGAGTGTTGA
- a CDS encoding Fpg/Nei family DNA glycosylase, whose protein sequence is MPEGDTVWRATKRLHQALAGKVLVKSDFRVPALATTDLSGETVVEVVPRGKHLLMRISNGVTIHSHLRMEGSWHLYRPGERWKGGPDYQVRAVLGTDAWTAVGYRLPVLELVATDAENTVVGHLGPDILSPTFDRTQAIANLAADPDRTISEALLDQRNLAGIGNFYRVEVCFLLGLHPWKPVSQVDLGAAVDLSRRLMKANLQNAAQVTTGVNRPGQRSWVFERAGKPCRRCRTTILTAHLGQPPQDRVTFWCPHCQPEN, encoded by the coding sequence ATGCCTGAGGGAGACACCGTCTGGCGGGCGACCAAGCGGCTTCACCAGGCGCTGGCCGGCAAGGTGCTGGTCAAGAGCGACTTCCGCGTGCCGGCGTTGGCAACGACCGACCTGAGCGGCGAGACGGTCGTCGAGGTGGTTCCCCGCGGCAAGCATCTGCTGATGCGGATCTCCAACGGGGTAACGATTCACAGCCACCTGCGGATGGAGGGCAGCTGGCACCTCTACCGCCCGGGTGAACGGTGGAAGGGCGGGCCTGACTACCAAGTGCGCGCCGTCCTGGGAACCGACGCCTGGACTGCCGTCGGGTACCGGCTGCCCGTCCTGGAGTTGGTTGCCACCGACGCCGAGAACACCGTCGTGGGGCATCTCGGGCCGGACATTTTGTCGCCGACCTTCGACCGGACGCAGGCGATCGCGAACCTCGCCGCCGATCCGGATCGCACGATCAGCGAAGCCTTGCTGGACCAGCGCAACCTGGCCGGCATCGGCAACTTCTACCGTGTCGAAGTGTGCTTCCTGCTCGGCCTGCACCCGTGGAAGCCGGTCTCTCAGGTCGATCTCGGCGCTGCCGTCGATCTGAGCCGGCGGCTGATGAAGGCCAACCTGCAGAACGCCGCCCAGGTCACCACCGGGGTGAACCGGCCGGGTCAACGCTCCTGGGTGTTCGAGCGCGCCGGCAAGCCCTGCCGACGCTGCCGCACCACCATCCTGACCGCCCACCTCGGTCAGCCCCCGCAGGACCGCGTCACCTTCTGGTGCCCCCACTGCCAGCCCGAGAACTGA
- the pgsA gene encoding CDP-diacylglycerol--glycerol-3-phosphate 3-phosphatidyltransferase, giving the protein MTIPPTNPVPRAAAGPISAPSAWNVANALTVLRLVLVPLFVWLLLRDAGSDDGNRLLATAAFVVAIVTDRFDGDIARRWNLVTNFGKIADPIADKALTGAAFIGLSVLGDLPWWVTVVVLVREWGVTALRFWVIRHGVMPASRGGKLKTVLQAIALGLYLLPWHAVAILHWTAVAFMAAAVIVTLVTGLDYVGRAVRLRAAAKRPLP; this is encoded by the coding sequence GTGACGATCCCGCCGACGAATCCGGTGCCGCGTGCGGCCGCCGGCCCGATCAGCGCGCCGAGCGCCTGGAACGTGGCGAACGCGCTGACGGTGCTGCGGCTCGTCCTGGTGCCGTTGTTCGTCTGGCTGCTGCTGCGCGACGCAGGCAGCGACGACGGCAACCGGCTGCTGGCCACCGCTGCCTTCGTGGTGGCGATCGTCACCGACCGGTTCGACGGGGACATCGCCCGCCGGTGGAACCTGGTCACGAACTTCGGCAAGATCGCGGACCCGATCGCGGACAAGGCGCTCACCGGCGCCGCGTTCATCGGGCTGTCGGTGCTCGGCGACCTGCCGTGGTGGGTCACCGTGGTGGTGCTGGTCCGCGAGTGGGGCGTCACCGCGCTGCGGTTCTGGGTCATCCGGCACGGGGTGATGCCGGCCAGCCGCGGCGGCAAGCTGAAGACGGTGCTGCAGGCGATCGCTCTGGGGCTCTACCTGCTTCCGTGGCACGCGGTGGCGATCCTGCACTGGACCGCCGTGGCCTTCATGGCGGCGGCCGTGATCGTGACGCTCGTGACCGGCCTCGACTACGTCGGCCGCGCGGTCCGCCTCCGCGCCGCGGCGAAGCGGCCGCTGCCATGA
- a CDS encoding ATP-dependent helicase, whose product MVDVPKSTALSRFSPATRAWFGDVFEAATPAQLEAWDAITAGRDALVVAPTGSGKTLAAFLWALDRLATTPPPDDPKLRCRVLYVSPLKALAVDVERNLRAPLIGIRETARRLGEAPIDVEVAVRSGDTPANERRRFATKPSDVLITTPESLFLLLTSQGRESLRGVETVIVDEVHAVAGTKRGAHLALTLERLDALLPKPAQRIGLSATVRPVEEVARFLGGERPVTVVQPKFTKQWDLSVVVPVEDMAELANTEVETSGSAAGAPRHASIWPHVEEHVFDLISEHSSTIVFSNSRRLAERLTARLNEIAAERAELELPDAGTPAQVMAQSGAALAAPPLIARAHHGSVSKEQRALIEADLKSGRLPCVVATSSLELGIDMGAVDLVIQVEAPPSVASGLQRVGRAGHQVGAISRGVLFPKFRGDLVDTAVVVQRMRDGLIESLHIPANPLDVLAQQIVSIVALDTVDVDELYTLVRRSAPFATLPRSAYDGVLDMLSGRYPSDEFAELRPRIVFDRVSGEISGRPGAQRLAVTSGGTIPDRGLFGVFLVGESTNHRVGELDEEMVYESRVGDVFTLGASSWRIEDITHDRVLVSPAPGQPGRLPFWKGDAVGRPAELGAATGAFVRTMASLPPAKAVKRARDAGLDEYAANNLIAYLGEQREATSRVPDDVTIVVERFRDELGDWRVCIHSPYGGQVHGPWALAIAARLRERYGMDAQSVSGDDGIVLRLPETDEPPPGAELVLFDPAEIEDLVTAEVGGSALFAARFRECAARALLLPRRNPGRRSPLWQQRQRSAQLLSVASKYGSFPIVLETLREVLQDVYDLNSLKDLLTGIGERRVSVVEVETSEASPFAKSLLFGYVGAFMYEGDAPLAEKRAAALALDQGLLAELLGRTELRELLDAEVVMRTEAELQRLAEDRRARDAEGLFDVLRLVGPLSVHAAAQRSVDGADAETWLTELAAARRVVRVRIAGEHRWAVVEDVARLRDALGVPLPPGVAEAHAEPVADPMGDLVSRYARTHGPFRAIDLATQLGIGVAVVTDALRRLSAAGRVVEGEFLPGGIAMEWCDSEILRLLRRRSLAALRKEVEPVEPAALARFLPAWQGITSSRGRGYDVLLGAVEQLAGCAVPASALESIVLPARVPGYQPSMLDELTATGEVVWAGSGSLPGTDGWVSLHLADNCDLTLPDADPSFELGETHQAVLDALAGGGAFFFRQLSDVVGAASGVVDDETLVGVLWDLVWAGHLTNDTLTPVRSLVSGGRGSHRTKRATPRARPGRALRSGRPSMPSRSGPPTAGGRWSLLPPRNEDATRRAHAAAETLLDRYGIVTRGSVMTERTPGGFAAVYKVLSAFEESGRCRRGYFVAGLGAAQFALPGAVDRLRALADGATGGGRKQEEPAARAVVLAASDPANPYGAALPWPERGNAGGHRPGRKAGALVVLVDGKLIVYVERGGRTVLSFTEEPDMLQPAVDALALAIRDGHLGKLSVETADGEQVRHTAFGDALAKAGFHATPRGLRLRA is encoded by the coding sequence ATGGTGGACGTGCCGAAATCGACTGCGCTGAGCCGCTTCTCGCCCGCCACCCGGGCGTGGTTCGGCGACGTCTTCGAGGCGGCCACCCCGGCCCAGCTCGAGGCGTGGGACGCGATCACCGCGGGCCGGGACGCGCTGGTCGTCGCGCCCACCGGCTCCGGCAAGACGCTGGCCGCCTTCCTCTGGGCCCTGGACCGGCTGGCCACCACTCCCCCGCCCGACGACCCGAAGCTGCGCTGCCGGGTGCTCTACGTCTCGCCGCTGAAGGCGCTGGCCGTCGACGTCGAGCGCAACCTGCGGGCCCCGCTGATCGGCATCCGGGAGACTGCCCGCCGGCTCGGCGAGGCGCCGATCGACGTCGAGGTCGCGGTGCGCTCGGGTGACACGCCGGCCAACGAGCGGCGCCGGTTCGCGACCAAGCCGTCCGACGTCCTGATCACGACGCCGGAGTCGCTGTTCCTGCTGCTGACGTCGCAGGGCCGCGAGTCGCTGCGTGGCGTGGAGACGGTGATCGTCGACGAGGTGCACGCGGTCGCCGGCACGAAGCGGGGCGCCCATCTCGCGCTGACCCTGGAGCGGCTCGACGCGCTGCTGCCGAAGCCCGCGCAGCGGATCGGGCTGTCGGCCACCGTCCGGCCGGTCGAGGAGGTCGCCCGGTTCCTCGGCGGCGAGCGGCCGGTGACGGTGGTCCAGCCGAAGTTCACCAAGCAGTGGGACCTCAGCGTCGTCGTCCCGGTCGAGGACATGGCCGAGCTGGCGAACACCGAGGTCGAGACCTCGGGATCGGCCGCCGGCGCGCCCCGCCACGCGTCGATCTGGCCGCACGTCGAGGAGCACGTCTTCGACCTGATCTCCGAGCACAGCTCCACCATCGTCTTCTCCAACTCGCGCCGCCTGGCCGAGCGGCTGACCGCCCGGCTGAACGAGATCGCCGCCGAGCGCGCCGAGCTGGAGCTGCCCGACGCCGGTACGCCGGCGCAGGTGATGGCGCAGTCGGGAGCGGCGCTGGCCGCGCCGCCGCTCATCGCCCGGGCGCACCACGGCTCGGTCAGCAAGGAGCAGCGGGCCCTGATCGAGGCCGACCTGAAGTCCGGCCGGCTGCCGTGCGTGGTGGCGACGAGCAGCCTCGAGCTGGGCATCGACATGGGCGCCGTCGACCTGGTCATCCAGGTCGAGGCGCCCCCGTCGGTCGCGAGCGGCCTGCAGCGGGTCGGCCGGGCCGGGCACCAGGTCGGCGCGATCTCGCGCGGCGTGCTGTTCCCCAAGTTCCGCGGCGACCTGGTCGACACCGCGGTCGTGGTCCAGCGGATGCGCGACGGCCTGATCGAGAGCCTGCACATCCCGGCGAACCCGCTGGACGTCCTGGCTCAGCAGATCGTCTCGATCGTCGCGCTCGACACCGTCGACGTGGACGAGCTGTACACCCTGGTCCGCCGGAGCGCGCCGTTCGCGACGTTGCCGCGCTCGGCGTACGACGGGGTGCTGGACATGTTGTCGGGCCGCTATCCGTCGGACGAGTTCGCCGAGCTGCGGCCGCGGATCGTGTTCGACCGGGTCAGCGGGGAGATCTCCGGCCGGCCCGGAGCCCAGCGGCTGGCGGTGACCAGCGGCGGCACGATCCCGGACCGGGGCTTGTTCGGGGTGTTCCTGGTCGGTGAGTCCACCAACCACCGGGTCGGGGAGCTGGACGAGGAGATGGTCTACGAGTCCCGGGTGGGCGACGTGTTCACCCTCGGGGCGTCCAGCTGGCGGATCGAGGACATCACCCACGACCGCGTGCTCGTCTCCCCCGCACCGGGCCAACCGGGGCGGCTTCCGTTCTGGAAGGGCGACGCGGTCGGACGGCCGGCTGAACTGGGCGCGGCGACCGGTGCGTTCGTGCGGACGATGGCGTCACTGCCGCCGGCCAAGGCGGTCAAGCGTGCCCGCGACGCCGGCCTCGACGAGTACGCCGCCAACAACCTGATCGCTTACCTCGGCGAGCAGCGCGAGGCGACCAGCCGGGTGCCGGACGACGTGACGATCGTGGTCGAGCGGTTCCGGGACGAGCTGGGCGACTGGCGGGTCTGCATCCACTCGCCGTACGGCGGTCAAGTGCACGGTCCGTGGGCGCTGGCGATCGCGGCGCGGCTGCGCGAGCGGTACGGGATGGACGCGCAGTCGGTGTCCGGCGACGACGGGATCGTGCTCCGGCTGCCGGAGACCGACGAGCCGCCGCCAGGGGCCGAGCTCGTGCTGTTCGACCCGGCCGAGATCGAGGACCTGGTCACCGCGGAGGTCGGCGGCTCCGCGTTGTTCGCCGCTCGCTTCCGGGAGTGCGCGGCGCGAGCTCTGCTGCTCCCCCGGCGCAACCCGGGCCGCCGCTCGCCGTTGTGGCAGCAGCGACAGCGTTCCGCGCAGCTGCTGAGTGTGGCCAGCAAGTACGGGTCGTTCCCGATCGTGCTGGAGACGCTGCGTGAGGTGCTGCAGGACGTCTACGACCTGAACTCGCTGAAGGATCTGCTGACCGGAATCGGCGAGCGCCGCGTGTCCGTGGTCGAGGTGGAGACTTCGGAGGCGTCGCCGTTTGCCAAGTCACTGCTGTTCGGCTACGTCGGCGCGTTCATGTACGAGGGCGACGCGCCGCTGGCCGAGAAGCGTGCGGCTGCGCTGGCGCTCGACCAGGGCTTGTTGGCCGAGCTGCTGGGGCGGACCGAGCTGCGGGAGCTGCTCGACGCCGAGGTCGTCATGCGGACCGAGGCCGAGCTCCAGCGGCTGGCGGAGGATCGCCGGGCGCGCGACGCGGAGGGCCTGTTCGACGTACTGCGTCTGGTCGGGCCGCTGTCGGTCCACGCGGCCGCGCAGCGCAGCGTCGACGGCGCGGACGCGGAGACCTGGCTGACCGAACTGGCCGCGGCTCGGCGCGTCGTCCGGGTGCGGATCGCCGGCGAGCATCGGTGGGCCGTGGTCGAGGACGTCGCCCGCTTGCGTGACGCGCTCGGGGTGCCGCTGCCGCCCGGTGTCGCCGAGGCGCACGCGGAGCCGGTCGCCGATCCGATGGGCGACCTGGTGTCCCGCTACGCCCGGACGCATGGTCCGTTCCGCGCGATCGACCTGGCCACGCAGCTCGGGATCGGCGTCGCCGTGGTGACGGACGCGCTGCGCCGGCTCTCGGCGGCCGGGCGAGTGGTCGAGGGCGAGTTCCTGCCCGGCGGCATCGCGATGGAGTGGTGTGACAGCGAGATCCTCCGGCTGCTGCGGCGCCGGTCACTTGCCGCGCTGCGCAAGGAGGTCGAGCCGGTCGAGCCGGCCGCGCTGGCCCGGTTCCTGCCGGCCTGGCAGGGCATCACCAGCAGCCGCGGCCGCGGGTACGACGTACTGCTCGGGGCAGTCGAGCAGTTGGCCGGGTGTGCGGTGCCTGCGTCGGCGCTGGAGTCGATTGTGCTGCCGGCGCGTGTTCCTGGGTACCAGCCGTCCATGCTGGATGAGCTGACCGCGACCGGTGAAGTCGTGTGGGCCGGTTCTGGTTCGCTGCCGGGGACGGACGGATGGGTGTCGCTGCACCTGGCGGACAACTGCGACCTGACCCTGCCGGACGCCGATCCCTCCTTCGAGCTCGGTGAGACTCACCAGGCCGTGCTGGACGCGTTGGCCGGCGGCGGGGCGTTCTTCTTCCGTCAGCTCAGCGATGTCGTCGGGGCGGCCAGTGGCGTCGTGGACGACGAAACGCTGGTCGGCGTGCTCTGGGATCTGGTCTGGGCCGGCCACCTGACGAACGACACGCTCACCCCCGTGCGCTCGCTGGTCTCCGGCGGCCGCGGCAGTCACCGGACCAAGCGGGCGACGCCACGCGCTCGTCCGGGCCGCGCGCTGAGGTCCGGGCGGCCCTCGATGCCGTCGCGCAGCGGTCCTCCGACGGCCGGTGGCCGCTGGTCACTGCTGCCCCCACGGAACGAGGACGCCACCCGGCGGGCTCACGCAGCGGCCGAGACGCTGCTCGACCGCTACGGCATCGTCACCCGCGGATCCGTCATGACCGAGCGCACTCCGGGCGGATTCGCTGCGGTCTACAAGGTCTTGAGCGCCTTCGAGGAGTCAGGCCGGTGCCGGCGTGGCTACTTCGTGGCGGGGCTCGGGGCGGCGCAGTTCGCCTTGCCCGGAGCCGTCGACCGGTTGCGCGCGCTTGCCGACGGCGCGACTGGTGGAGGGCGGAAGCAGGAGGAGCCGGCGGCTCGTGCCGTCGTACTGGCGGCCTCCGACCCGGCGAACCCGTACGGCGCCGCGCTGCCGTGGCCCGAGCGGGGGAACGCCGGCGGTCACCGGCCGGGGCGAAAGGCCGGCGCGCTGGTGGTGCTCGTCGACGGCAAGCTGATCGTGTACGTCGAGCGCGGCGGGCGGACGGTTCTGAGCTTCACCGAGGAGCCGGACATGCTGCAGCCGGCGGTGGACGCGCTGGCGCTGGCGATCAGGGACGGGCATCTCGGCAAGTTGAGCGTCGAGACGGCGGACGGCGAGCAGGTGCGGCACACGGCGTTCGGGGACGCGCTGGCGAAGGCCGGGTTCCATGCGACGCCGCGTGGTCTGCGGCTGCGCGCCTGA
- the rimO gene encoding 30S ribosomal protein S12 methylthiotransferase RimO → MTTNATTVALVTLGCARNDVDSEELAGRLEAGGFRLVEDAADADTVVVNTCGFVEAAKKDSVDTLLAASDYKDSGRTQAVVAVGCLAERYGEQLAEALPETDAVLGFDDYADISDKLRSILSGTKHQAHVPRDRRKLLPLAPADRAAAHGVALPGHGDTAHGTTSPADQPSAEAGELAAGAKAELKGRAVKATELTIDAPDLASAPASGPRVVRRRLDGGPMAPLKLASGCDRRCAFCAIPAFRGAFVSRRPTEVLGEAQWLAEHGVREVFLVSENSTSYGKDLGDLRLLETLVGEIAAVPGLTRVRVSYLQPAEMRPTLITAMTSTPGVVPYFDLSFQHASGPLLRRMRRFGDAERFLELIEQVRGQAPTAGIRSNVIVGFPGETEQDVDILCDFLSRAGLDAIGVFGYSDEDGTEAETYDGKLDEDTIAARLDRVTRLAEDLTSARAEARIGETVEVLVESIDGDTAEGRAAHQGPEVDGSTTLTGLPAGLAVGDLVTAEVVGSEGVDLVAQYAAHVRPQEVVRAVNLTA, encoded by the coding sequence ATGACTACGAACGCCACGACTGTCGCCCTGGTCACGCTGGGCTGTGCTCGCAACGATGTCGACTCCGAGGAGCTGGCCGGCCGTCTGGAAGCCGGTGGATTCCGGCTGGTCGAGGACGCCGCCGACGCGGACACCGTGGTGGTGAACACCTGCGGATTCGTCGAGGCCGCCAAGAAGGACTCGGTCGACACGCTGCTCGCCGCCTCCGACTACAAGGACTCCGGCCGCACCCAGGCCGTCGTCGCCGTCGGCTGCCTGGCCGAGCGGTACGGCGAGCAGCTCGCCGAGGCGTTGCCGGAGACCGACGCCGTCCTGGGATTCGACGACTACGCGGACATCTCCGACAAGCTGCGGTCGATCCTGTCCGGGACCAAGCACCAGGCGCACGTCCCGCGGGACCGCCGCAAGCTGCTGCCGCTGGCCCCGGCCGACCGCGCCGCCGCACACGGGGTGGCTCTGCCGGGCCACGGCGACACGGCTCATGGCACCACCTCGCCGGCCGACCAGCCCTCCGCCGAAGCCGGTGAGCTCGCGGCCGGCGCGAAGGCCGAGCTGAAGGGACGGGCGGTCAAGGCGACCGAGCTCACCATCGACGCGCCTGACCTGGCCAGCGCGCCGGCCAGCGGACCGCGCGTCGTCCGGCGCCGCCTGGACGGTGGACCGATGGCCCCGCTGAAGCTGGCGTCGGGCTGCGACCGTCGCTGTGCCTTCTGCGCGATTCCCGCGTTCCGCGGCGCGTTCGTCTCCCGCCGCCCGACCGAGGTGCTGGGCGAGGCGCAGTGGCTCGCCGAGCACGGGGTCCGCGAGGTCTTCCTGGTCTCCGAGAACTCCACGTCGTACGGCAAGGACCTCGGCGACCTGCGGCTGCTCGAGACCCTCGTCGGCGAGATCGCCGCGGTGCCGGGTCTGACCCGGGTCCGGGTGTCGTACCTGCAGCCGGCCGAGATGCGGCCGACGCTGATCACCGCGATGACCTCCACCCCGGGCGTCGTGCCGTACTTCGACCTGTCCTTCCAGCACGCGTCCGGCCCGTTGCTGCGGCGGATGCGGCGCTTCGGCGACGCGGAGCGGTTCCTCGAGCTGATCGAGCAGGTCCGCGGGCAGGCGCCGACGGCCGGGATCCGCAGCAACGTGATCGTCGGCTTCCCCGGCGAGACCGAGCAGGACGTGGACATCCTGTGCGACTTCCTGTCCCGCGCCGGGCTCGACGCCATCGGCGTCTTCGGGTACTCCGACGAGGACGGCACCGAGGCCGAGACCTACGACGGCAAGCTGGACGAGGACACCATCGCGGCCCGGCTGGACCGGGTCACCCGGCTGGCCGAGGACCTGACGTCGGCGCGGGCCGAGGCCCGGATCGGCGAGACGGTCGAGGTCCTGGTCGAGTCGATCGACGGCGACACCGCCGAGGGGCGCGCCGCCCACCAGGGCCCGGAGGTCGACGGCTCCACGACGCTCACCGGCCTGCCGGCCGGTCTGGCCGTCGGGGACCTGGTCACCGCCGAGGTGGTCGGCAGCGAAGGCGTCGATCTGGTCGCCCAGTACGCCGCGCACGTCCGGCCCCAGGAAGTCGTCCGGGCCGTTAACCTGACCGCGTGA